Proteins from a single region of Bdellovibrio bacteriovorus HD100:
- a CDS encoding BNR-4 repeat-containing protein, whose product MKKVFFSLIAFIAVSAYYKDKEGQADFASTSRTFTPIKLPALPKSGLNNFNTAAEAYNFQESQHERNVFHWTPGFPVYIPTFDSQNRPYLRQHERSQTTALTSGFVRYDGGGWTELSLGTDFLKDLLPKSNIEELTRANRQDLLWDPKMAVFDRDDIMYTPLRIKDGSKKNYVVAYSKDYGRSWKALSLLTETTLPEWYDLERPASVEPLPGPPAFLYYQATGKAPGYESGFEYWQGTVGKLTFQTTRFDNGELVKDLPLVLSESAQPIGYRSGSGVKILRSKDKYFITWLEATLDHKMEKNERGRVTNSRPDKAGNPYSAIWIAEVDIRTRNFKKTEILKTWPLNDSHNQPAIVRSQDGTLHVIGGAHGAHFTYTRSLKPESIDSWSPAEYVNTTDSGYSANFNIPGVKGGSQTYVSLVIDPQNRLHLAYRLWAHDKSVFDFEYFGALAYQSAEPDSGGKNWKWSEPKILVYPNAQEYTHYYQVLTIDRKGSLYLEYSQMRPYAPYYFKSPGGEAINTSPMLNSALLKSEDQGKNWFLVVDKDFK is encoded by the coding sequence ATGAAGAAGGTCTTCTTTTCTTTGATCGCCTTCATTGCGGTGTCGGCCTACTATAAAGACAAAGAAGGCCAGGCCGACTTTGCCTCCACCAGCCGCACTTTCACTCCAATCAAACTTCCTGCCCTGCCAAAGAGTGGTTTGAACAACTTCAACACCGCTGCAGAAGCCTACAATTTTCAGGAGTCCCAGCACGAAAGAAACGTCTTTCACTGGACGCCGGGCTTTCCCGTCTATATTCCAACTTTTGACAGCCAAAACCGCCCTTACCTGCGCCAGCATGAGCGCAGTCAGACGACCGCTCTGACCAGCGGTTTTGTCCGCTATGATGGTGGCGGCTGGACGGAACTGTCCCTGGGAACTGACTTTTTAAAAGATCTCCTCCCGAAATCCAACATTGAAGAGTTGACCCGCGCCAATCGCCAGGACCTTTTGTGGGATCCAAAAATGGCGGTCTTTGACCGGGACGACATCATGTACACGCCTTTGCGTATCAAAGATGGCAGCAAGAAAAACTATGTGGTGGCCTATTCCAAAGACTACGGTCGCAGCTGGAAAGCATTGAGCCTTCTCACTGAAACGACTTTGCCTGAATGGTATGACCTGGAAAGACCCGCATCCGTCGAGCCTCTGCCCGGTCCTCCGGCGTTTTTATACTATCAAGCCACGGGCAAAGCCCCAGGGTATGAAAGCGGCTTTGAGTACTGGCAAGGCACTGTCGGCAAATTGACTTTCCAGACCACCCGATTTGACAACGGAGAGCTGGTCAAGGACCTGCCTTTGGTACTTTCTGAAAGTGCGCAGCCCATCGGCTATCGCAGTGGCAGCGGCGTGAAAATCCTGCGCTCCAAAGACAAGTACTTTATCACCTGGCTGGAAGCGACACTGGATCACAAGATGGAAAAAAACGAGCGGGGCCGTGTGACAAACTCCAGGCCTGACAAGGCTGGCAATCCCTACTCTGCCATCTGGATTGCGGAAGTTGACATTAGAACCCGCAACTTTAAAAAAACCGAGATTCTGAAAACCTGGCCTTTGAACGACAGTCACAACCAGCCGGCTATTGTGCGCAGTCAGGATGGAACTTTGCATGTGATCGGGGGCGCACATGGTGCCCACTTCACTTACACACGCAGCTTAAAACCTGAATCTATCGACAGCTGGAGTCCCGCCGAGTATGTCAACACCACCGACAGCGGTTACTCGGCCAACTTCAACATTCCGGGTGTTAAAGGCGGCAGTCAGACTTACGTGTCTTTGGTGATTGACCCGCAAAACCGCCTGCATCTGGCTTACCGCCTGTGGGCCCATGACAAGTCGGTTTTCGATTTTGAGTATTTCGGGGCCCTGGCTTATCAAAGTGCCGAACCTGATAGCGGTGGAAAAAACTGGAAATGGTCAGAGCCAAAGATTCTGGTATATCCGAACGCTCAAGAATACACGCACTACTATCAGGTGCTGACGATCGACCGCAAAGGCAGCCTGTATCTGGAGTACAGTCAGATGCGGCCCTATGCACCTTACTATTTTAAATCACCCGGTGGCGAGGCCATCAACACTTCCCCCATGCTGAATTCAGCCCTGCTGAAATCCGAGGATCAGGGGAAAAACTGGTTCCTGGTCGTTGATAAGGATTTCAAATAA
- a CDS encoding S1 family peptidase: MLKKISLMMVSAAMLAACADQNAAQIQAQGQDVIGGDKVSANDIIARSTVGLYDEKAGALCSGTLIAPQLVLTAAHCVDPNSDKLIVFFGQEMKGLDPAKVRKTVKALQHKDYNPERVEDTADVALVRFEGALPAGYAPAPLYTDFNQLQKGSTVVVAGFGLNWAWGVKKGAGTLRTTELKVKRSLYGTTEIMLDQSIRKGICSGDSGGPAYVQKDGRLYLMGVASRGDSLPIPLTPDCFMMSIFSRVDAYTPWIAETSALLMSIK, from the coding sequence ATGCTCAAAAAGATTTCTTTGATGATGGTTTCTGCGGCGATGTTGGCAGCCTGTGCGGATCAAAATGCCGCTCAAATTCAGGCGCAAGGTCAGGATGTTATTGGTGGCGATAAGGTTTCTGCCAACGATATTATCGCTCGCTCTACAGTCGGTCTTTACGACGAAAAAGCCGGTGCTTTGTGCTCGGGGACTTTGATTGCTCCGCAGTTGGTTCTGACGGCAGCTCACTGCGTGGATCCGAACTCTGACAAGCTGATTGTTTTCTTCGGTCAGGAAATGAAGGGGCTTGATCCTGCAAAGGTTCGTAAGACGGTGAAAGCTCTTCAGCATAAGGACTACAATCCTGAACGTGTGGAAGACACGGCCGACGTGGCGTTGGTTCGATTTGAAGGTGCACTGCCAGCAGGATATGCTCCAGCTCCTTTGTACACAGACTTTAATCAGTTGCAAAAGGGTTCCACTGTTGTGGTGGCAGGTTTTGGTTTGAACTGGGCTTGGGGTGTTAAAAAAGGTGCCGGTACTTTGCGCACGACTGAATTGAAGGTGAAACGCTCCCTGTACGGCACTACCGAAATTATGCTGGATCAGTCCATTCGTAAAGGTATCTGCAGCGGGGATTCCGGTGGTCCTGCCTATGTTCAGAAAGACGGACGTCTTTATCTGATGGGTGTTGCCAGCCGTGGTGACTCTTTGCCGATTCCTTTGACTCCAGACTGCTTCATGATGTCGATCTTCAGCCGTGTGGATGCGTATACACCATGGATCGCTGAAACATCTGCACTGTTGATGTCCATCAAATAG
- a CDS encoding DUF2785 domain-containing protein: MARRFHTSKMLIPLLLTLQSLNAYAITDANPQIANKHLMPNAVRVQITQRGMKYFDNRLSDILGNLGVKLDEGYFPAMSYTAEKPINMDDFMDANPEMVKMYQQVRGLLTQWLVGFSMNDHQPTIEIGESGYVAKFSRFGLVTDELLMEALGKRDGAILAIELEVKKLTISTQSVVAWDTQNEFLGKAGFEDVTLQAADEEMPLKIRLPFYLRMNAMGGLEFEALEISNNFDSIPLGLKYGRLIVPQFAVEVNGKKFYVNNAELEKLFQAQAPMILEKVRGSIGDFARTQLPAMLNQKAKEFLGGSLEQVQDMAAPGQEPTDTRPAFKWGLQLQNLNLKKSLNVDLTTYVEDPVNSRSAPVKSHASRGAPTFNAVAQENYDIGLSVDRALINRVLQLAFERRNFEQIKQSDGSVLKLVATPLIDYVKTPAGVAVKPTETFVKLRVSVEIQPGSMFLKKTIVVDFDIIAKLRQLSDKTGMQMLLHSIDTDSLYLDDKYISVAGKLFKGKVREGVKDELKKRSANWATTEESLPGGLPLPPQILGIKLDINRVMMDPNGHLIMYLDYAKTGANK, translated from the coding sequence ATGGCACGTAGGTTTCATACATCCAAGATGCTGATCCCACTTCTGCTGACCTTGCAGAGTCTGAATGCCTATGCGATTACGGATGCCAATCCGCAGATTGCAAACAAGCATCTGATGCCCAATGCCGTGCGTGTGCAAATCACCCAGCGCGGGATGAAATACTTCGACAATCGCCTGAGCGACATCCTGGGCAATTTGGGAGTGAAGCTGGATGAAGGTTACTTCCCGGCGATGAGCTACACCGCTGAAAAGCCAATCAACATGGACGACTTCATGGATGCCAATCCTGAGATGGTGAAGATGTACCAGCAGGTGCGCGGCCTTCTGACTCAGTGGCTGGTGGGCTTCTCCATGAACGATCACCAACCGACTATTGAAATCGGCGAATCAGGTTACGTGGCAAAGTTTTCGCGTTTTGGTCTGGTGACAGACGAACTTCTGATGGAAGCTCTGGGTAAACGTGATGGGGCTATCCTTGCGATTGAACTTGAGGTCAAAAAACTGACGATCTCCACCCAATCCGTGGTGGCGTGGGATACTCAAAATGAATTCCTGGGTAAAGCCGGCTTTGAAGATGTGACTTTGCAGGCCGCCGATGAGGAAATGCCTCTGAAAATCCGTCTGCCTTTTTACCTGCGCATGAACGCCATGGGCGGACTGGAATTTGAAGCTCTGGAAATTTCCAACAACTTTGACTCCATCCCCCTGGGGCTGAAGTACGGTCGTCTGATCGTTCCGCAATTTGCAGTGGAAGTGAACGGCAAGAAGTTCTATGTGAATAATGCGGAACTCGAAAAGCTGTTCCAAGCCCAGGCACCAATGATTCTTGAAAAAGTTCGCGGAAGCATCGGCGACTTTGCCCGCACTCAGTTGCCGGCAATGCTGAATCAGAAAGCCAAAGAGTTCCTTGGTGGATCTTTGGAGCAGGTTCAGGATATGGCGGCTCCGGGCCAGGAACCGACGGACACCCGCCCGGCCTTCAAATGGGGCTTGCAGCTGCAGAACCTGAATCTTAAAAAATCCCTGAACGTGGATCTGACCACCTACGTGGAAGACCCGGTCAACAGTCGCAGCGCTCCGGTGAAGTCTCACGCCTCCCGTGGGGCTCCGACATTCAATGCTGTGGCTCAGGAAAACTATGACATCGGTCTGAGCGTGGACCGCGCCCTGATCAACCGCGTTTTGCAGTTGGCCTTTGAGCGCAGAAACTTCGAACAGATCAAACAATCTGATGGTTCCGTTTTGAAACTGGTCGCGACGCCTTTGATCGACTATGTAAAAACTCCAGCCGGTGTGGCGGTGAAGCCTACAGAAACCTTCGTTAAATTGAGAGTTTCAGTCGAAATTCAGCCCGGCAGCATGTTCCTGAAAAAGACCATCGTTGTCGACTTCGATATCATTGCAAAATTGCGCCAATTGAGTGATAAGACCGGCATGCAGATGCTGTTGCACTCCATCGACACAGACAGCCTGTACTTGGATGACAAGTACATCTCTGTGGCTGGCAAGCTCTTCAAGGGCAAAGTCCGCGAAGGAGTGAAGGACGAGCTGAAAAAGCGCAGTGCAAACTGGGCCACAACGGAAGAATCTCTTCCGGGTGGGCTGCCACTGCCACCGCAGATTTTGGGAATTAAACTGGATATCAATCGTGTGATGATGGATCCAAATGGTCACCTGATCATGTATCTGGATTACGCGAAAACAGGAGCAAACAAATGA
- a CDS encoding flavin monoamine oxidase family protein codes for MAKSSFTRREFLKISALGSSALAWGGCASAERFFMGDARDLRSEVVILGAGAAGLAAAFELKKKKIPFRIFEASSRVGGRVQSVPVFGDSGPVGELGAEFFDNSHVQLLSLAKELNLPVREIKTPTDVEAHLFSFDGKQYRVKDLLPRMKSLQTPLRRVRLDLYRDQDVVLSYKNAFQYERAAYYDTLSLKDLLESWSSEVDPVLRQLIEVQAVSRFGLDAVDQSSLHFLSTVDAEGSSLLGARTTYRMEGGLSNLMQTLASRVAGVIPDYSVKMNMALVEMSFENETFELIFQGPQGKETFRTRNVICTIPFSKLREVKGFMDLDISSLKKEAVRTQEYATHSKGLIPFAAPFWKNRSGSTPANLGNFTGDFTSEKIWDSGRSQPGTQGLLTWQRGGSAGLKAGASATEDTLKDLGLFYGEVPSKFNGRDQMVNWKQRKWSLGSMAVFKPGQYMKYRGAAGEPELNGQLLFAGEHTSLRFAGTLQGAIETGQKAAAAVTLG; via the coding sequence ATGGCAAAAAGTTCTTTTACTCGTCGCGAGTTTTTAAAAATCTCGGCCTTGGGGTCTTCGGCTTTGGCATGGGGCGGCTGCGCCAGTGCTGAGCGATTCTTCATGGGGGATGCCCGCGATCTGCGCAGTGAAGTTGTCATTCTGGGCGCTGGCGCGGCGGGCCTGGCGGCGGCTTTTGAACTGAAAAAGAAGAAAATCCCTTTCCGTATCTTTGAGGCGTCCTCACGTGTGGGGGGCCGCGTGCAAAGTGTTCCCGTGTTCGGCGACTCCGGTCCCGTCGGCGAGCTGGGGGCCGAGTTTTTTGACAACTCCCATGTGCAGCTGCTGAGCCTTGCCAAAGAATTGAATCTGCCTGTGCGCGAGATCAAAACGCCAACGGATGTGGAAGCACATCTGTTTTCCTTTGATGGCAAGCAGTACCGCGTGAAAGACCTGCTGCCGCGAATGAAGAGCTTGCAGACGCCACTGCGCCGCGTGCGCCTGGATCTGTATCGCGATCAGGACGTGGTGCTGAGTTACAAAAACGCCTTTCAGTACGAGCGCGCCGCTTACTATGACACCTTGTCTTTGAAAGACCTGCTGGAGTCCTGGTCCTCGGAAGTGGATCCGGTGCTGCGTCAGTTGATCGAAGTGCAGGCCGTCAGCCGGTTTGGGCTGGATGCCGTCGATCAGTCCTCTTTGCACTTCCTTTCCACCGTGGATGCCGAAGGCAGCTCGTTGCTGGGCGCCCGCACGACTTATCGCATGGAAGGCGGACTTTCGAATCTGATGCAGACCCTGGCGTCCCGTGTGGCCGGAGTGATTCCGGACTATTCGGTGAAGATGAACATGGCCTTGGTGGAAATGTCCTTTGAAAATGAAACCTTTGAGCTGATCTTCCAGGGGCCCCAAGGCAAGGAAACCTTCCGCACACGCAATGTGATTTGCACCATCCCGTTCTCAAAATTGCGTGAAGTGAAGGGCTTTATGGATCTGGATATCTCCAGCCTGAAAAAAGAGGCCGTGCGCACGCAAGAGTACGCGACTCATTCCAAGGGATTGATCCCGTTTGCAGCTCCGTTCTGGAAAAACCGCAGTGGTTCCACGCCAGCGAATCTGGGGAATTTTACGGGCGACTTCACAAGTGAAAAGATCTGGGATTCCGGGCGTTCGCAACCGGGGACTCAGGGGCTTTTGACCTGGCAGCGCGGGGGCAGTGCCGGTTTGAAGGCCGGGGCATCTGCCACCGAAGACACCTTGAAAGATCTGGGCTTGTTCTATGGCGAAGTGCCGTCGAAATTCAACGGTCGTGATCAGATGGTGAACTGGAAGCAGCGCAAGTGGTCCCTGGGGTCCATGGCGGTGTTTAAACCGGGTCAGTACATGAAGTACCGCGGGGCTGCTGGCGAACCGGAATTGAACGGGCAGTTGTTGTTCGCAGGAGAACACACCAGCCTGCGTTTTGCCGGGACCCTGCAAGGGGCGATTGAAACCGGGCAGAAGGCGGCGGCGGCTGTGACTTTGGGATAA
- a CDS encoding 2OG-Fe(II) oxygenase, whose product MKQNQINLTNLDRMFDDLADHHWAVASEVFSEDFCLALAQECQNLHSAGALNKASIGHSATKTVNAEIRGDFTLWLEQDTGSDLQKQFLAQLEVLRQKLNENFYLGLQRFESHFALYPPGGGYDKHIDNHRGSGARRITFILYLNAHWQKGDGGELSLYSPEDENLLLAQVQPRLGTFVLFRSDLFPHQVEKSHSPRLSLTGWFRNDAS is encoded by the coding sequence TTGAAGCAGAATCAAATCAATCTCACAAATCTCGATAGAATGTTTGATGACCTCGCGGACCATCACTGGGCCGTCGCCAGCGAGGTTTTCTCAGAGGATTTTTGTCTGGCGCTCGCCCAAGAGTGTCAAAATCTGCATTCTGCCGGAGCCTTGAACAAAGCCTCCATCGGTCATTCTGCCACTAAGACCGTGAACGCGGAAATTCGCGGTGATTTCACTCTGTGGTTAGAGCAGGACACGGGCTCCGATTTACAAAAACAATTTCTGGCTCAGCTTGAAGTTCTGCGCCAAAAGCTGAATGAGAATTTTTATTTGGGTCTCCAAAGATTTGAATCTCACTTTGCCCTGTATCCTCCCGGCGGAGGATATGATAAGCATATCGACAACCACCGCGGTTCCGGCGCAAGACGGATCACTTTCATCCTCTACCTCAATGCCCACTGGCAAAAAGGTGACGGAGGAGAACTGAGTTTGTACAGCCCCGAAGATGAAAACCTTCTGTTGGCGCAAGTGCAGCCCCGCCTTGGAACTTTTGTCCTTTTCCGCAGCGATCTCTTTCCCCATCAGGTGGAAAAGAGTCATTCACCCCGGCTCAGTCTGACTGGCTGGTTTAGGAACGACGCATCATGA
- a CDS encoding ABC transporter ATP-binding protein, with amino-acid sequence MKSLFAEVVFTRIHARITVLICSLVAAVLGLMGPFFQKEFIDQLTGVESKLHFIQFDHTLSYIIGAFFCVLLAQAFSQLTNFLSVREALHMQKVFAKRLYNKTLHLRVDTMSGRPVGEIVSLYATDVQGATVFLDQTLPAGASTLFPLILAPFAISLLFDIPLWPTVLVMLGISCLNTFMAFRQSKFFFNFKQLAAERIGLVNEWIQNIRTIRILSWTHHFERNIFAKREIETRNRVSMVTNGQMMNSISTSITFFLNVVALATLVFYSKHTLTSGELLALLWIVAVFLTRPFRQMPWFFTFAFDSWTSLRRLEEFFSTQNNETSQTSQERRHAELADKYALQVRGLNLTVAQRKILKNVDLDIAHGEFVAVVGEVGAGKSMLLLSLLKETGAHFDFYHLGGKNALNVPVDEVRAHFAYVPQEGFIMNATLRENVAFLYDIEAERDPMVEESLRLAQFDLDTERVEKGLNTEIGERGVNLSGGQKQRVGLARVHYHEAPIMLLDDCLSAVDVDTEQKLFEQLLLGAWADRTRLLVTHRLSALHRVDRILFMEDGQIIDSGTYEELLARNEKFREYTTSVAKEATEKESAKKAEVSHV; translated from the coding sequence ATGAAGTCACTGTTTGCAGAAGTAGTTTTCACTCGTATTCACGCCCGCATCACCGTTCTGATCTGTTCTTTGGTGGCGGCGGTTCTGGGTTTGATGGGACCCTTCTTTCAGAAGGAATTCATCGACCAGCTGACAGGAGTCGAAAGCAAGCTGCACTTCATCCAGTTTGATCACACCCTGTCCTATATCATCGGCGCTTTCTTCTGCGTCTTGCTGGCCCAGGCCTTCTCGCAGCTGACAAACTTCCTCAGCGTCCGCGAAGCCCTGCACATGCAAAAAGTCTTTGCCAAACGCCTATACAACAAAACCCTGCATCTGCGTGTCGACACCATGAGCGGCCGCCCGGTGGGGGAAATTGTTTCCCTGTACGCCACCGACGTTCAAGGGGCCACTGTGTTTTTGGATCAGACCCTGCCAGCCGGAGCCTCCACACTGTTCCCGCTGATTCTGGCGCCGTTTGCAATATCTTTGTTATTTGATATTCCCCTGTGGCCCACGGTGCTGGTGATGCTGGGGATTTCCTGCTTAAACACTTTCATGGCGTTTCGCCAGTCCAAGTTCTTTTTCAATTTCAAACAACTGGCAGCAGAACGCATTGGCCTTGTGAATGAGTGGATTCAGAACATCCGCACCATCCGCATCTTAAGCTGGACCCATCACTTTGAAAGAAACATTTTCGCCAAGCGAGAGATCGAAACACGCAACCGTGTTTCCATGGTTACCAATGGCCAGATGATGAACTCGATCTCCACTTCCATCACGTTCTTCCTGAATGTGGTGGCACTGGCGACGCTGGTGTTTTACTCCAAACACACGCTGACCAGCGGAGAACTTTTGGCTTTGCTGTGGATTGTGGCCGTGTTCCTGACCCGCCCTTTCCGCCAAATGCCGTGGTTCTTTACCTTTGCCTTTGACTCCTGGACATCCCTTCGCCGCCTGGAAGAGTTCTTCTCGACCCAAAACAATGAAACCAGCCAGACATCACAAGAGCGCCGTCATGCGGAATTGGCCGACAAGTATGCCCTGCAAGTGCGCGGGCTGAATCTGACCGTGGCGCAAAGAAAGATTCTGAAGAATGTGGATCTGGATATCGCCCACGGGGAATTTGTCGCCGTCGTCGGCGAAGTGGGTGCTGGAAAATCCATGCTGCTTTTGTCCCTGCTGAAAGAAACCGGTGCGCACTTTGACTTCTATCACCTGGGTGGCAAAAACGCCCTGAATGTGCCTGTCGATGAGGTTCGTGCGCACTTTGCCTATGTCCCGCAGGAAGGATTTATCATGAACGCCACTTTGCGCGAAAACGTGGCCTTCCTGTACGACATCGAAGCCGAGCGCGACCCGATGGTGGAGGAATCCCTGCGCCTGGCACAGTTTGACCTGGACACCGAGCGGGTGGAAAAAGGTCTGAACACCGAAATCGGAGAACGCGGCGTGAATCTTTCCGGCGGCCAGAAACAGCGTGTGGGACTGGCGCGCGTGCACTATCACGAAGCGCCGATCATGCTGCTGGATGATTGCCTGAGTGCCGTGGACGTCGACACTGAGCAGAAGTTGTTTGAACAGCTTCTGCTGGGAGCGTGGGCGGACCGCACCCGCCTGTTGGTGACTCACCGCCTGAGTGCGCTTCACCGTGTGGACCGCATTCTGTTCATGGAGGACGGTCAGATAATTGACTCGGGCACTTATGAAGAACTGCTGGCGCGCAACGAAAAATTCCGCGAATACACGACGAGCGTTGCCAAAGAAGCCACTGAAAAAGAATCCGCAAAGAAAGCGGAGGTGTCCCATGTCTAG
- a CDS encoding ABC transporter ATP-binding protein, translating into MSSAPIKAKYLSDGDSKKEGGYNKSIFETLKFAYSPFFTRIILCLILGITGRGLLLANTNVIGYWVDTIVGKENILSGLSSAQLITLLAVMAVAGFLLTITFRVSFSRLSAQAISSFYDEVTLRTSRLPMSFFDNTPAGRIITRFSSDYGNVFRLFGGPLAEFISIIFDLTMMILLITVANPVYLIFVVFIAVLNYLIYKLNQEKLRTARRELSASRSPSIAHFAETTQGASTIRSFRRQQSFSERFERLDSHFLTQKMDTTKSLLSFSLQMNSLTALLLLVTGVSAYFMVEKGWATVGSVGVAFAFIALSGNTVQMFFEWLTQFEEAMIGVERLDQYMRMNIEQGSLLPSTATFATGHPTYSPSVEKYLSTRRLTEERNASVQVQDVWFRYREDLPWVLKGVNFDVKAGERLGIVGRTGSGKSSLIQALFYLYPIDKGQIAINTHLPKLTAATNGVDLNLYRKSMAFISQEPILFQGTLRFNLDIDGTLSEEKLLSVLAQVGLREWVLAQPGGLDMRIEERGKNLSLGERQLLCMARCLLQQAPIVIMDEATSSVDPQSEEIMVRATEEFFSDRTQIIIAHRLSTLAKCDRILWLQNGEIKALGPTSEVLPRFKNTELV; encoded by the coding sequence ATGTCTAGTGCTCCAATCAAAGCCAAATACCTCAGTGATGGCGACTCCAAAAAAGAAGGCGGATACAACAAGTCCATTTTCGAAACACTGAAGTTCGCCTACAGCCCGTTCTTCACCCGTATCATTCTTTGTCTGATCCTGGGGATCACCGGGCGGGGTTTGCTTTTGGCCAACACCAACGTCATCGGCTATTGGGTCGACACCATCGTCGGCAAAGAAAATATTCTGTCGGGATTAAGTTCAGCCCAGCTGATCACATTGCTGGCCGTGATGGCGGTGGCAGGTTTTCTTCTGACCATAACCTTCCGAGTCAGTTTTTCGCGCCTGTCGGCACAGGCCATTTCGTCGTTCTATGATGAAGTGACCCTGCGCACGTCCCGACTGCCGATGAGTTTCTTTGACAACACTCCGGCTGGACGGATCATCACCCGTTTTTCCAGTGACTATGGCAACGTCTTCCGTCTTTTCGGCGGACCCTTGGCCGAATTTATTTCCATCATCTTTGACCTGACCATGATGATCCTTCTGATCACCGTGGCCAACCCGGTGTATCTGATCTTCGTGGTCTTCATCGCCGTTCTGAACTATCTGATTTACAAACTGAATCAGGAAAAGCTGCGCACAGCCCGACGCGAACTGTCTGCCAGCCGTTCGCCAAGTATTGCGCACTTTGCGGAAACCACCCAAGGAGCCAGCACAATCCGCTCGTTCCGCCGTCAGCAGTCTTTCAGCGAACGTTTTGAACGCCTGGACAGCCATTTCCTGACGCAAAAAATGGACACCACAAAAAGTCTGCTGAGCTTTTCTTTGCAGATGAACAGCCTGACCGCGCTGTTGCTTTTGGTGACCGGCGTTTCTGCTTATTTTATGGTTGAAAAAGGCTGGGCTACGGTCGGATCTGTCGGTGTGGCCTTTGCCTTTATTGCGCTTTCGGGCAACACCGTGCAGATGTTTTTTGAATGGTTGACCCAGTTTGAAGAGGCCATGATCGGTGTTGAGCGCCTGGATCAGTACATGCGCATGAACATCGAACAAGGCAGTTTGCTTCCGTCCACCGCCACTTTCGCGACCGGACATCCGACTTATTCTCCAAGTGTTGAAAAGTACCTGTCCACGCGCCGTCTGACCGAAGAACGCAATGCCTCTGTCCAAGTACAGGACGTGTGGTTCCGCTATCGTGAAGACCTGCCGTGGGTTCTTAAAGGTGTCAATTTTGACGTGAAGGCCGGTGAACGCCTGGGCATCGTGGGACGCACGGGCTCTGGAAAGTCCAGCCTGATTCAGGCTCTATTCTATTTGTACCCGATCGACAAAGGCCAGATTGCCATCAACACCCATCTGCCGAAACTGACTGCAGCAACCAATGGTGTGGATCTGAACCTGTACCGCAAATCCATGGCCTTTATTTCCCAGGAGCCGATTCTGTTCCAGGGGACTTTGCGTTTTAATCTGGACATTGATGGCACATTGTCAGAGGAAAAACTGCTTTCTGTTTTGGCTCAGGTGGGTTTGCGCGAATGGGTGCTGGCTCAGCCCGGCGGGCTCGATATGCGCATTGAAGAACGGGGCAAGAATTTGTCTTTGGGCGAGCGCCAGCTGCTGTGCATGGCGCGCTGCCTGCTGCAACAAGCCCCGATTGTCATCATGGACGAGGCCACCAGCTCGGTCGATCCCCAGTCGGAAGAGATCATGGTGCGCGCCACAGAAGAATTCTTCTCTGACCGGACCCAGATCATTATCGCTCACCGTCTGTCGACTCTGGCGAAATGCGATCGAATCTTATGGTTACAGAATGGCGAAATTAAAGCTCTGGGTCCGACATCGGAAGTGCTGCCACGCTTTAAAAATACAGAACTGGTCTAA